A region from the Candidatus Falkowbacteria bacterium genome encodes:
- a CDS encoding prephenate dehydrogenase/arogenate dehydrogenase family protein: MKKIAIIGFGRFGELLADILKNHGQVHIMSQSGHSGAFPLIGKQQLGEMDWVIPAVPISALEQTLQDIASELKPDALVMDVCSVKVKPCEWLFKHVPAGVEIIGSHPMFGPDSAKNGLKGLQVVLCPLRAAESTVEEVREVFRKLELKIIETSADEHDRQAANCLAMVHFLGRGLDEMKLEKQEITTMGFERLLAVNETVANDTWQLFLDMQYYNPYAAVARKALVSALETVEAQILADKRE, translated from the coding sequence ATGAAAAAAATAGCAATCATCGGCTTCGGGCGTTTCGGTGAGCTCTTAGCTGACATTTTGAAGAATCACGGACAAGTTCATATCATGAGCCAAAGCGGCCATTCCGGCGCCTTTCCGCTGATCGGCAAACAGCAGCTCGGGGAGATGGACTGGGTGATACCGGCCGTGCCGATCTCCGCACTGGAACAGACCTTGCAAGACATCGCTTCCGAGCTTAAGCCTGACGCCTTGGTGATGGACGTCTGCTCGGTCAAGGTGAAGCCGTGCGAATGGCTGTTCAAACATGTTCCGGCCGGAGTCGAGATTATCGGTTCACATCCCATGTTCGGGCCTGATAGCGCCAAGAACGGCCTCAAAGGTTTGCAAGTGGTCTTGTGCCCGTTGCGTGCCGCCGAGTCGACCGTCGAGGAGGTGCGTGAAGTGTTCAGAAAGCTGGAGTTGAAGATTATCGAAACGTCCGCCGACGAGCACGACCGCCAAGCTGCGAATTGTCTGGCCATGGTCCACTTTTTGGGCAGAGGCCTGGATGAGATGAAGTTGGAAAAGCAGGAGATAACCACCATGGGCTTCGAGCGCCTCTTGGCGGTCAACGAGACTGTCGCCAATGACACCTGGCAGCTGTTTTTGGACATGCAGTATTATAATCCGTATGCTGCCGTCGCCCGCAAGGCGCTTGTGTCAGCGCTTGAAACTGTCGAGGCTCAAATTCTGGCGGACAAAAGGGAATAG
- a CDS encoding aminotransferase class I/II-fold pyridoxal phosphate-dependent enzyme yields the protein MKFSKRSTHLVSSSLYVFFRKVKEQEALGKKIISLGVGEPYQDTPEPIKEAGIAAIKANKTRYNTASGSMALRQALAKKYDVAPEQVALASGAKPFLGSIMWSVIDEGDIIFMAGPVYPPFFQIAESNGARVVLIDTKPNGFKMTLAALEKAYLDAELSGHAAHILLNSPNNPTGVAYDRAELEKIVSFCRERNMTIISDECYNNFSADPDFTVRQLDDQAIIINSFSKTYAMTGWRLGYAIMPQDLAVVVGRYLDNYLGCASSIADAAAMTALETEPLADFTEQRDMIHTWLDKHGIPYAPSTGGIFVFPDFAPIMAKKGIADSTGLASYFLEQAEVAATPGSAFGEAYDTHLRLSYCIRPEELRLALERLDAVI from the coding sequence ATGAAATTTTCCAAGCGTTCGACCCACCTGGTCTCATCTTCGCTGTATGTCTTTTTCCGCAAGGTCAAGGAACAAGAGGCGCTGGGCAAGAAGATAATCTCTTTGGGCGTCGGCGAACCGTATCAGGACACGCCCGAGCCGATCAAAGAGGCTGGCATCGCCGCCATCAAAGCTAACAAGACCCGCTACAATACGGCGTCAGGCTCTATGGCTTTGCGCCAAGCCCTGGCCAAAAAATATGATGTTGCGCCCGAACAGGTGGCGCTGGCCTCCGGGGCTAAGCCGTTTCTCGGCTCGATCATGTGGTCAGTAATCGACGAGGGGGACATCATCTTCATGGCCGGACCGGTCTATCCGCCGTTCTTCCAGATCGCTGAATCGAACGGCGCCCGCGTCGTTTTGATCGACACGAAACCGAACGGCTTCAAGATGACCTTGGCGGCTCTGGAAAAGGCCTACCTGGACGCTGAGCTCAGCGGCCACGCCGCCCACATCCTGCTTAACTCACCCAACAATCCGACAGGCGTTGCCTACGATCGGGCGGAGCTGGAAAAGATCGTCAGCTTCTGCCGCGAGCGCAACATGACGATCATCTCCGACGAGTGCTATAACAATTTCAGCGCCGACCCGGATTTTACGGTCAGGCAGCTTGACGACCAGGCGATCATCATCAACTCTTTTTCCAAGACCTATGCCATGACCGGCTGGCGCTTGGGTTACGCTATCATGCCCCAGGATTTGGCTGTCGTGGTTGGGCGCTATCTGGACAATTATCTCGGTTGCGCTTCGTCGATCGCCGATGCGGCCGCCATGACGGCGCTCGAGACGGAGCCGCTGGCTGACTTTACCGAACAGCGGGATATGATTCATACCTGGCTCGACAAGCACGGCATACCCTATGCTCCATCGACCGGCGGCATCTTCGTTTTTCCTGATTTTGCGCCCATCATGGCCAAGAAGGGCATCGCCGATTCGACCGGTCTGGCCTCCTATTTTTTGGAGCAGGCTGAGGTGGCCGCCACTCCAGGCTCTGCCTTCGGCGAGGCTTATGACACCCACTTGCGCCTGTCGTATTGTATCCGGCCTGAAGAGCTAAGATTAGCCTTAGAGAGGTTGGACGCGGTCATCTGA
- a CDS encoding phosphoribosyltransferase, whose protein sequence is MKTLAQANGSGNAKSYIITSSLLKKIRILKTSLGLTVSDGDKAFCEESRCEVEKFVSRYFPGANIFFVDMDQLGDEVFSSAVKAHSAVRGATLLSTCSEFTELHKGKNLQINRIFDCTGQKIGLGPRPGYPTIDEQIKQFMASFRGDPIVIIEDGSFTGTTLAFIIKKFRAAGAKIDSIILGFAFPKAIENITEVYDGKIIQMQQMDNIIDWMPDHDFFPFLPNCGRVVGHAWGEQNLPLYGHDGAAFCIPYIMPFVNRETMEAWTGIPKVYCQEFSDYFLKKALRFYEGVERELGEPLTIKHLANTTPRICTPLSVNQKTLPDVHASVTEFIRDCLH, encoded by the coding sequence ATGAAGACACTGGCCCAAGCGAACGGCAGCGGAAATGCGAAGTCCTACATCATCACCTCGAGCCTGTTGAAGAAAATCAGGATCCTCAAGACCAGCCTCGGCCTCACCGTCTCGGATGGAGACAAGGCTTTCTGCGAGGAATCGCGTTGCGAAGTCGAGAAGTTCGTCAGCCGGTATTTTCCCGGAGCGAACATCTTCTTCGTCGACATGGATCAGCTCGGAGACGAAGTGTTCTCGAGCGCGGTCAAGGCCCATTCCGCTGTCAGGGGAGCGACGCTGCTCAGTACCTGTTCGGAATTCACCGAGCTTCACAAAGGCAAGAACCTCCAGATCAACCGGATTTTCGATTGTACCGGACAGAAGATCGGACTCGGACCCCGTCCGGGCTACCCCACCATCGACGAGCAGATCAAGCAGTTCATGGCATCGTTCCGCGGCGATCCGATCGTGATCATCGAGGACGGATCCTTCACCGGAACCACTCTGGCCTTCATCATCAAGAAGTTCAGGGCGGCCGGCGCCAAGATCGATTCCATCATCCTCGGCTTCGCCTTCCCAAAAGCGATCGAGAACATCACCGAGGTCTACGACGGCAAGATCATCCAGATGCAGCAGATGGACAACATCATCGACTGGATGCCGGATCATGATTTCTTCCCCTTCCTTCCGAACTGCGGCCGTGTCGTCGGCCACGCCTGGGGAGAACAGAACCTGCCGCTGTACGGACATGACGGGGCCGCCTTCTGCATCCCCTACATCATGCCTTTCGTCAACCGCGAAACCATGGAAGCCTGGACCGGCATCCCCAAGGTCTACTGCCAGGAATTTTCCGATTATTTCCTCAAGAAAGCGCTGCGCTTCTACGAAGGCGTTGAACGGGAGCTGGGAGAGCCTCTGACCATCAAGCATCTCGCCAACACCACGCCCAGGATCTGCACGCCGTTGAGCGTCAACCAAAAGACGCTGCCCGATGTCCACGCATCGGTAACCGAGTTCATTCGAGACTGTCTTCATTGA
- a CDS encoding SAM-dependent chlorinase/fluorinase, translating into MNLTIINDCRDDNAKVRQLARAKSLIGHEAAFIGVANDLEAAGCIIDVLDAYGEAGGTIIANVAPRNGGGKRWPNGTPFAYARIGNSLVVASISGLTWSLVRKLGLARSIEVMDIPTVLKELAEAGVLDSDLIEPITKSQFRSYEFLPRVAAFLLSGGAVPSETVSLDELDQAEPAVWWADNFGNCKTSLLAQEVSFKAGSSVSTIWGELPGYERLKDVPDGEPAIIIGSSGFGSARFLELVVQGASAAQHFGVKSGQSILA; encoded by the coding sequence ATGAATCTGACAATCATTAACGACTGCCGTGACGACAATGCCAAAGTCCGGCAACTGGCCCGGGCCAAGAGCCTGATCGGCCACGAGGCCGCATTCATCGGAGTAGCTAACGACCTGGAGGCAGCAGGCTGTATCATCGACGTGCTTGATGCTTATGGCGAGGCGGGCGGTACGATCATTGCCAACGTCGCGCCGCGCAACGGCGGAGGCAAGCGCTGGCCCAACGGTACGCCGTTCGCTTACGCTCGCATCGGCAACAGCCTGGTCGTGGCCTCGATCAGCGGGCTGACTTGGTCACTCGTCCGCAAGCTCGGGTTGGCCCGATCGATCGAGGTGATGGATATCCCGACCGTGCTCAAGGAATTGGCCGAGGCAGGCGTCCTGGATTCTGATCTGATCGAACCGATTACCAAGAGCCAGTTCAGAAGTTATGAGTTCTTGCCCCGCGTCGCGGCCTTCTTGCTTTCCGGCGGTGCAGTTCCGAGCGAAACCGTCTCTCTCGACGAATTGGATCAGGCGGAACCGGCTGTCTGGTGGGCGGATAATTTCGGCAACTGCAAAACCAGTTTACTGGCGCAAGAGGTTTCGTTTAAGGCAGGGAGCAGCGTAAGTACTATCTGGGGAGAATTGCCAGGGTATGAACGGCTCAAGGACGTGCCTGACGGCGAGCCGGCCATCATCATCGGCAGCTCCGGTTTCGGGTCAGCGCGCTTTCTTGAATTGGTTGTCCAAGGCGCAAGCGCGGCCCAGCATTTCGGGGTAAAAAGCGGCCAGAGCATCCTCGCCTAA
- the hisS gene encoding histidine--tRNA ligase produces MKTSEVKIVRPQAISGFPEWLPSVKILENRLLDIIRASYEKFGFVPIETPAIERAETLTSKGGDEKEIYALSRLSAEEGESPETGFALHFDLTVPLARYVAQHYNELAFPFRRYQIQKVWRGERPQSGRFREFYQCDIDVIGDGELSLMTDAEIPSIIYQVFREVNIGKFAIRLNNRKVLQGLCQHYGISDDKIAAVLTLIDKMEKIGTGRVVSGIEDVTGMAPERISELMSVISSDCGNDELLDRLERMETNALFLEGVTELRSVYENVKRFGVPDDYLVIDLRIARGLGYYTGTVYETVLKDHPGIGSICSGGRYENLASHFTDKKLPGVGISIGLTRLLDRLLKADILTAGPATVAKVLVTTMDQDRIADYLELATALRQEGINTEIFLEPLSLKAQMKYANKKKFQYVIIAGETEFAEKNLTVKNLETGEQQTLTQEAVIALLKS; encoded by the coding sequence ATGAAAACATCCGAAGTAAAAATCGTCAGGCCGCAAGCGATCAGCGGCTTCCCCGAGTGGCTCCCCAGCGTCAAGATCCTGGAAAACAGGCTGCTTGACATCATCCGGGCCAGCTACGAGAAGTTCGGCTTCGTACCGATCGAAACCCCTGCCATCGAAAGGGCTGAGACCCTGACCTCGAAGGGCGGGGACGAGAAGGAAATTTACGCCTTAAGCCGTCTCTCGGCCGAAGAGGGTGAATCTCCCGAAACCGGTTTTGCCCTGCATTTCGATCTTACCGTCCCGCTGGCCCGCTACGTCGCCCAGCACTACAACGAACTGGCCTTCCCTTTCCGCCGCTACCAGATCCAGAAGGTCTGGCGCGGCGAACGTCCGCAATCCGGCCGTTTCCGGGAATTCTACCAGTGCGACATCGACGTTATCGGCGACGGTGAACTGAGCCTCATGACTGATGCGGAAATCCCCAGCATCATCTACCAGGTTTTCCGCGAGGTCAACATCGGCAAGTTCGCCATCCGCCTGAACAACCGCAAGGTCCTCCAAGGCCTTTGCCAGCACTACGGCATCTCGGACGACAAGATCGCAGCCGTACTCACCCTCATCGACAAGATGGAGAAGATCGGCACCGGACGAGTCGTCAGCGGCATCGAGGATGTTACGGGCATGGCGCCTGAACGCATCAGCGAGCTGATGAGCGTCATCTCTTCCGACTGCGGCAACGACGAGCTCTTGGACCGGCTGGAACGGATGGAAACCAACGCGCTTTTTCTCGAAGGTGTCACCGAGCTGCGCAGCGTCTACGAGAACGTCAAACGCTTCGGCGTACCCGATGACTACTTGGTCATCGACCTGCGCATCGCTCGCGGACTCGGCTACTACACCGGCACCGTTTATGAGACGGTACTCAAGGACCACCCGGGAATCGGCAGCATCTGCTCCGGCGGACGCTACGAAAACCTGGCCAGCCACTTCACCGACAAGAAGCTCCCTGGCGTCGGCATCTCGATCGGCCTGACCAGGCTGCTCGACCGCTTGCTGAAGGCTGATATCCTTACTGCCGGACCGGCGACCGTCGCCAAGGTGCTCGTCACCACGATGGACCAGGACAGGATAGCAGATTACCTGGAGCTCGCTACCGCGCTCCGCCAAGAAGGCATCAACACTGAAATCTTCCTCGAACCGCTCTCCCTCAAAGCGCAGATGAAATACGCCAACAAGAAGAAATTCCAGTACGTCATCATCGCTGGCGAGACCGAATTCGCAGAGAAGAACCTGACTGTCAAGAACCTCGAAACCGGCGAACAGCAAACCCTGACGCAGGAAGCTGTCATCGCCTTGCTCAAGTCGTAA
- a CDS encoding chorismate mutase, producing the protein MNNGLEGWRKEINELDRQLIRTLEARFRVVEKIAGYKRTNGLPVRDEKREQELLALLAEDTSLSPQFLRDLYAVIFANSYLIEQ; encoded by the coding sequence ATGAACAATGGACTGGAAGGCTGGCGCAAGGAAATCAACGAACTTGACCGCCAGCTGATCAGGACTCTGGAGGCACGCTTCCGGGTCGTTGAAAAGATCGCCGGCTACAAGCGGACCAATGGTTTACCGGTCCGCGACGAGAAGCGCGAGCAGGAACTGTTAGCCTTGCTGGCGGAAGACACCAGCCTAAGCCCGCAATTCTTAAGGGACTTGTACGCGGTCATCTTTGCTAACTCATATCTAATCGAACAATGA
- a CDS encoding prephenate dehydratase, which produces MSKITIGVSGGVGSFSEEAANYHCQKEGIKDYELKYLVSVENVLSALDKGEIDEGVFPIENSNGGIVIEAVYAMAKHQFQIKKMFEIDIRHNLLARRGLNPGDIAAIASHQQALKQCRMYLKRKWPEVELVEYKDTAEAARDIAEGRLPATTAVIANRVCAELYDLEILEEGIQDLKFNFTTFIVATTAGEQSAL; this is translated from the coding sequence ATGTCAAAAATCACTATCGGCGTTTCGGGAGGGGTCGGCAGCTTCTCCGAAGAAGCGGCTAACTACCATTGCCAGAAGGAAGGCATCAAGGATTACGAATTGAAGTATTTGGTGAGCGTCGAGAACGTCTTATCCGCCTTGGATAAGGGCGAAATCGATGAGGGGGTTTTTCCGATAGAGAATTCTAATGGCGGCATCGTCATTGAGGCGGTGTATGCCATGGCCAAACACCAGTTCCAGATCAAGAAGATGTTCGAGATCGATATCAGGCACAATCTCTTGGCCCGCCGCGGCCTGAACCCTGGGGATATCGCGGCCATCGCCTCGCATCAGCAGGCGCTGAAGCAGTGCCGCATGTACCTCAAGCGCAAGTGGCCGGAAGTCGAGCTGGTCGAGTACAAGGACACGGCCGAGGCGGCGCGCGACATCGCAGAAGGGCGGCTGCCAGCCACGACGGCAGTAATCGCCAACCGCGTCTGCGCCGAGCTGTATGATCTGGAAATCCTGGAAGAAGGCATCCAGGACCTGAAATTCAATTTTACGACGTTTATCGTCGCCACGACTGCGGGCGAGCAGTCGGCTCTCTGA
- a CDS encoding GNAT family N-acetyltransferase, with amino-acid sequence MEQKLEILSLAGNQVDNTILDKCANLYCGIWREPPWNEDFWKPQEVKQDIIRDSAKEAGDCLIAVIGTDRVAGFTWGYMAPDNYLDEISGSDYFTSSGKFTETTFYVDELGVDAGCRGHGVGKRLTRALIDHAAISGARSLVLRTDEKAFAARALYAKLGFVEIPVRDAKYPTRTYWHLAI; translated from the coding sequence ATGGAGCAAAAATTGGAGATTCTCAGTTTGGCAGGAAATCAAGTGGACAACACGATTCTTGATAAATGCGCTAACCTGTATTGCGGCATCTGGAGGGAGCCGCCTTGGAACGAAGATTTCTGGAAACCTCAGGAAGTGAAGCAGGATATAATCCGGGATTCAGCGAAAGAAGCCGGTGACTGCCTGATCGCCGTTATCGGCACGGACAGAGTGGCCGGCTTCACTTGGGGCTACATGGCGCCGGACAATTATCTGGACGAGATTTCAGGGTCCGACTATTTCACTTCCTCGGGAAAGTTCACCGAAACGACGTTCTATGTCGATGAGCTGGGAGTCGATGCCGGTTGCCGCGGCCACGGCGTAGGCAAGCGGTTGACGAGAGCTCTCATCGACCATGCCGCGATCAGCGGAGCACGTTCCTTGGTTTTGCGGACCGACGAAAAGGCCTTCGCTGCCAGGGCGCTTTACGCCAAGCTCGGCTTCGTCGAAATCCCGGTGCGCGATGCGAAGTACCCGACCAGGACGTATTGGCATCTTGCAATTTAA
- a CDS encoding glucose-1-phosphate adenylyltransferase gives MVDMQGVIAMVLAGGRGERLMPLTAERAKPSVPIAGKYRIIDFIMNSLVNSGLNEIRVLIQFKSQPLYRHITALYPSAPIHNRFIEPVPAQMRVGQGWYSGTADAVYQNSYMLEDFGFEVAAIFSGDHIFVVDVSQMYEYHCHKEADFTIAAIPTPVEQAAGQLGVIVVDEQDRIIGFDEKPAVPKEIPGKPGWCYASMGNYLANIPILTELLKEDAQNEESSHDFGRDVIPMMLDRGLAVYAYDFHTNKIAGQEEPYWRDLGTIASYHAANMDVCSVDPVFNLYNRMWPLRSPADNSPPHKGGLGSRLDNYLISGGCIVNKSEIYSSVLSPFVRVEASQVMESVIFSNVNIGPGSRLKRCIVDKNVRIPPGTMIGFSAEEDSARGLAVVDGITVVPKSFQF, from the coding sequence TTGGTAGATATGCAGGGAGTTATCGCGATGGTGTTGGCTGGCGGTCGCGGTGAAAGGCTGATGCCTTTGACGGCCGAAAGAGCCAAACCGTCGGTCCCGATAGCTGGCAAGTATCGGATCATCGATTTCATCATGAACTCGCTGGTCAATTCCGGATTGAACGAAATCAGAGTCCTGATCCAGTTTAAGTCCCAGCCTCTGTACCGCCACATCACCGCCCTGTATCCGTCGGCCCCGATCCACAACCGTTTTATCGAACCGGTGCCGGCTCAGATGCGGGTCGGCCAAGGATGGTATTCCGGTACCGCAGATGCCGTATATCAGAACAGCTACATGCTGGAAGATTTCGGTTTCGAAGTAGCGGCCATATTCTCGGGTGACCACATCTTTGTCGTCGACGTCAGCCAGATGTACGAGTATCACTGCCATAAAGAGGCAGACTTCACCATCGCGGCGATACCGACCCCGGTCGAACAAGCGGCCGGACAACTGGGCGTCATTGTCGTCGACGAGCAGGACCGGATCATCGGCTTCGATGAGAAGCCGGCCGTGCCCAAAGAGATTCCTGGCAAACCGGGCTGGTGTTACGCCTCGATGGGCAACTATCTGGCGAACATCCCCATCCTTACCGAACTGTTGAAGGAAGACGCTCAAAACGAGGAATCAAGCCATGATTTCGGCAGAGATGTCATTCCGATGATGCTCGACCGTGGCCTGGCTGTCTATGCTTATGATTTCCACACCAACAAGATCGCCGGTCAGGAGGAGCCTTACTGGCGCGACCTCGGAACGATCGCTTCGTACCACGCTGCCAACATGGATGTCTGCAGCGTCGATCCGGTTTTCAACCTGTACAACAGGATGTGGCCCTTGCGTTCGCCGGCCGATAACTCGCCGCCCCACAAAGGCGGACTGGGCTCCCGGCTCGACAACTACCTCATCAGCGGCGGCTGCATCGTCAACAAGTCGGAAATCTACAGTTCCGTACTGAGCCCGTTCGTCCGCGTCGAAGCCTCTCAAGTCATGGAGAGCGTCATCTTCTCTAATGTGAACATCGGTCCGGGATCCAGGCTCAAACGCTGCATCGTCGACAAGAACGTGCGCATCCCTCCGGGAACGATGATCGGCTTCAGCGCCGAAGAAGACTCCGCACGCGGCCTGGCTGTCGTTGACGGCATTACGGTCGTTCCCAAGAGCTTCCAATTCTGA